One segment of Macrotis lagotis isolate mMagLag1 chromosome 1, bilby.v1.9.chrom.fasta, whole genome shotgun sequence DNA contains the following:
- the LOC141523325 gene encoding neurabin-2-like — MQKINNLDLFSFQIEKDEKGLGILIRLFYDPADKDEKEPAVFIMEIVKGGAAHKSGKFQLFDQIIKVNGTSLVGLTKEEIDFTFKKMEHNVWIQIGRESPENMKQLIKYLTKEEERKRDFLDLAKEKERDETTGATEKETLNNEASILAALWRTREIEFKKKELATKSALKNKVQKDTEFLKTAYATIAEAEAKLSICEKKSQIKMDLESKLEEKEHLPIIISGGVMKALESSNFDVKNKRTSLLPKSLLVKAARRFAKWFR, encoded by the exons Atgcaaaaaatcaataatttggatttattttcttttcaaattgaaaaag ATGAAAAGGGACTTGGAATTCTTATTCGTCTCTTCTATGATCCAGCAGACAAGGATGAGAAGGAGCCTGCTGTCTTTATCATGGAAATCGTCAAAGGAGGAGCTGCACATAAATCTGGAAA atTTCAACTATTTGACCAGATCATTAAAGTCAATGGCACCAGTCTAGTAGGATTAACCAAAGAGGAAATtgactttacttttaaaaaaatggaacataATGTCTG GATTCAAATTGGACGAGAGTCACCTGAGAACATGAAGCAACTCATCAAATACCtaacaaaagaggaagaaaggaagagagattttCTTGATTTAGCTAAAGAAAAG gaaagagatgaaacTACCGGAGCCACTGAAAAGGAAACCCTAAACAATGAAGCTTCAATTTTGGCAGCACTCTGGAGAACTAG ggaaattgaatttaaaaaaaaggaactagCAACAAAAAGTGCTCTGAAAAACAAAGTTCAGAAAGATACAGAATTCCTCAAAACAGCATATGCCACG atAGCAGAAGCTGAAGCTAAATTATCAATATGTGAAAAGAAAAGCCAAATTAAGATGGATCTAGAGTCAAAGTTGGaagaaaaagaacatctaccCATTATCATTTCTGGAGGAGTGATGAAGGCCCTTGAATCTTCCAATTTCG atgTAAAAAATAAGAGAACATCACTTCTGCCAAAATCACTACTAGTAAAGGCTGCAAGAAGGTTTGCAAAATGGTTCCGGTAA